The genomic window CGGGCTTGACCTCGTTCCTCGCCGAGAACGACTTCGGTGCGACGGTGCAGGGCGTCAACCAACTCCAGGAGCAGTACGAGCAGCAGTTCGGACCCGGAAACTACAAGCCGAACCTGTTCGTCACGTACTGGGCGTTCCGCATGATGATCGGCCTCGCAGCAGGATCGGCGCTGTTGGCGCTGGCCGGTCTGTGGGTGACCAGGGGTGGCCGCGTCCCTGATCAGCGGTGGTTCTCGTGGCTCAGCCTCGCAGCCATCCCGACGCCGTTCCTCGCCAACAGTGCAGGCTGGATCTTCACCGAAATGGGCCGTCAACCCTGGGTGGTGGCACCGAACCTGAACGGAATCGATCAGATCAGGCTCACCGTGGACCAAGGGGTGTCGGATCATCCAGTGGGATTGGTCGTGGCCTCGCTCGTGACGTTCACCGTGCTCTACGCGGCCCTCGGGTGTGTGTGGTTCTTCCTCATCCGCCGCTACGTCGTGGAGGGCCCGCTCGAGCACGACGCACATCCGCATGCGGAAGTGGACTCCGAAGACGAAGATTCCGAACAACTCTCGTTCGCGTACTAGGGAAAGAAGACCATGGGACTCGAACAAGTCTGGTTTGTCGCGATAGCGTTCCTGTTCGTCGGATACTTCGTACTCGAAGGCTTCGACTTCGGTGTCGGGATGTTGATGCCGGTATTCGGTCGCCACCAGGATGCCGAGCTGGGGGAAAGGCGGCGCCGGGCCGTACTCAACACCATCGGGCCGGTCTGGGACGGCAACGAGGTCTGGCTCATCACCGCCGGTGGAGCGCTGTTCGCGGCGTTCCCCGAGTGGTACGCGACGTTGTTCTCGGGCTTCTATCTTCCGTTGCTGCTCATCCTTGTGGCCCTGATTCTGCGCATCTGCGCCATCGAGTATCGGGGCAAGATCGACGATCCCGTCTGGCGCCGGCGGTGCGACATCGGAATCGGTATCGGATCCTGGGTCCCCGCGGTGCTGTGGGGAGTTGCCTTCGCCAATATCGTCAGCGGGGTGGCGATCGACGAGAACAAGAAAGTCACAGCTGGGTTCTTCGACCTGCTCGGGCCGTACGCACTCCTCGGCGGCGCCACCATGGCACTGGTGTTCGCGTTGCACGGCGCGGTGTTCATCGCGCTGAAGACCTCGGGCGACGTCCACTCGGATGCAGTGAAATTGGCAGCGAGACTATCGATTCCGGCGGTCGTCGTCGGCGGTGGATTCGCGTTGTGGACGCAGTTGGCCTATGGCAAGTCCTGGACCTGGATTCTGGTCGGCCTCGCGGCGGTATCGCTGATCGCAGTGGTAGCACTGACCGCGCGAGTTCGGGAGGGGTGGGCGTTCGTGTTCACCACCGTCGCAATCATCGCGGTCGTGGTCCTGCTGTTCGCGTCTCTGTTCCCCAACGTCATGCCCTCGACGACCGACGCCTCCTACAGCCTCACCATCGACAATGCGTCGTCGAGCCCGTACACGTTGAAGGTAATGACCTGGGCGGCAGCCTTCATGGCACCGGTCGTCATGGGATATCAGGCGTGGACCTACTGGGTGTTCCGCAAGCGTATCGGCGCAGCGCACATCCCGGACTCGATCGGATTGTCACTCGGTCGCACCAAGTGACCACCACCTCACGGGGTCCCGTCGACCCGAGGTTGTGGCGCTACTCGCGCCCCGCCCGTCGGTACCTGGTCATGATCGTCGCGCTGGCGCTGGTGGACACCGCGGCGATCATCACGACGGCGGTCATGCTCGGCACCGTATTGGCTGGCGTCATCACCTCCGACGCACGCGCAGTGGCAGATTGGGCGCCCCAGCTTTGGATCATGTTCGGAGCCATCGTAGTTCGCACGTCGACGGCATGGTTTCAATCTCGATACGGACACCGAGCCGCGTCCAGAGTCGTGGAGGAACTCGAGAACGATGTGCTGGCAGCGGCGTCGCACCTGGACCCGCGGGAGCTCGACGCCGAACGTGAGGCGATCGCTACCGTCGTGACCAGGGCTCTGGGCGGTCTTGCGCCGTACCTGACGGGCTACGTGCCGGCGTTGGTGCTGGCTGCGACGTTGACGCCGATCACGCTCCTGGCAATTTCTGCACAGGATGTGACGTCGGCTGCGATCGTGTTCGTCACGTTGCCGCTCATACCGGTCTTCATGATCTTGATCGGGTTGCTGACCAAGGGCAGAGCCGAGAACACTCTGGAGTCGATGACGAGGCTGTCGGCCCAGTTGCTCGATCTGCTCGCGGGCCTTCCCACCTTGCGCGCCCTGGGCCGGGAGAACGGTCCGGGAGCACGCGTACGCGCACTCGGTGACGCTCATCGGCGAGCGACCATGCGGGCGCTGAAGATCGCGTTCCTGTCGTCGATGGTGCTCGAACTGCTTGCGACCCTCTGCGTTGCGCTCGTTGCGGTAAGTATCGGCTTGCGCCTCGTGTTCGGCGACATGGCGCTCGAAGCAGGCATCATCGCACTCGTTCTGGCCCCCGAGGTCTATGTTCCGCTACGCCGCGTCGGAGCACAGTTCCACGCGGCCGAAGACGGAGTCGTCGCCGCCGGCAGAGCTTTCGCGATTCTGGATCGCCCGAGGGCCAGCGGCACAGGTTCCGCGGTCGTCGACGCCGAGGGGGCTCGAATCGAGCTCGAGAATGTCTCGGTGGATGCCCGCGGTGGCAGTGCTCCGTACCGCGTCAGGGCCGAGTTCGCGCCCGGCTCGGTGACCGTGCTGGCCGGACCGAACGGCGCCGGAAAATCGACAGTGCTGAGCGTCGTTCTGGGTCTGACTGCTCCGAGTTCGGGCTCGGTTCGAGTGAGTGGGCACGACCTGAGGGATCTGGAGCCGAGGTCGTGGTGGGATCAG from Rhodococcus sp. P1Y includes these protein-coding regions:
- the cydB gene encoding cytochrome d ubiquinol oxidase subunit II; this translates as MGLEQVWFVAIAFLFVGYFVLEGFDFGVGMLMPVFGRHQDAELGERRRRAVLNTIGPVWDGNEVWLITAGGALFAAFPEWYATLFSGFYLPLLLILVALILRICAIEYRGKIDDPVWRRRCDIGIGIGSWVPAVLWGVAFANIVSGVAIDENKKVTAGFFDLLGPYALLGGATMALVFALHGAVFIALKTSGDVHSDAVKLAARLSIPAVVVGGGFALWTQLAYGKSWTWILVGLAAVSLIAVVALTARVREGWAFVFTTVAIIAVVVLLFASLFPNVMPSTTDASYSLTIDNASSSPYTLKVMTWAAAFMAPVVMGYQAWTYWVFRKRIGAAHIPDSIGLSLGRTK
- the cydD gene encoding thiol reductant ABC exporter subunit CydD, with translation MTTTSRGPVDPRLWRYSRPARRYLVMIVALALVDTAAIITTAVMLGTVLAGVITSDARAVADWAPQLWIMFGAIVVRTSTAWFQSRYGHRAASRVVEELENDVLAAASHLDPRELDAEREAIATVVTRALGGLAPYLTGYVPALVLAATLTPITLLAISAQDVTSAAIVFVTLPLIPVFMILIGLLTKGRAENTLESMTRLSAQLLDLLAGLPTLRALGRENGPGARVRALGDAHRRATMRALKIAFLSSMVLELLATLCVALVAVSIGLRLVFGDMALEAGIIALVLAPEVYVPLRRVGAQFHAAEDGVVAAGRAFAILDRPRASGTGSAVVDAEGARIELENVSVDARGGSAPYRVRAEFAPGSVTVLAGPNGAGKSTVLSVVLGLTAPSSGSVRVSGHDLRDLEPRSWWDQVAWLPQRPVLLPGSLDANLVLTGTRPDPDTLERICTATGFDDVLRRLPDGWDTEVGTGGVGLSLGELQRLALTRVLTSRAPVMLLDEPTAHLDEIAEARVLAAIRAVAAQGRTVVIVGHRPAVLACADSIVQIGAHHVR